In the genome of Candidatus Zixiibacteriota bacterium, the window ATGTAAAGACGAATCTTCCTTCGCTTGTAACCTTTCGTTTTCCCGTCCCACTCGGGATGTAGGTTAATCTTGCTTCTGCCTGGGCTCTGCGCACCCCATCCTTTTCAAAAAGGCGCGGATCAGTTAGCTCCAGCAAAAGTTCTTCCTGAGGTTCAGCCAAGGGCCTGAGCATAGGCTGAAGATCGTCCGGAGAGCGTTCGCCTAATGCAGCCAAAATCTGTGGCATAGCTTCACTGATACCGCCTGGTCCAATTTGAATTTTTATCGCAACTGGCTCTTTTTCGAAATACAAATTTAAGGCAGCATACTCAACCCCCTTCATCAGCAGGGGAATCACTGGGTAAGAATCTTCACGTTTTTTCCTTACTTTTAACGCATATTTTGTTTCCTTCAAAACCCATGGGGAATTTAAAGCATTAAGGCTGAGCACAACGATAAATGCACGGGCTTGTTCAATGGCTTGCTTTACTTCGGGCTCTAATTCATCGCCAGCTTTTAACTCCCGAGAATCTACCCAGGTTTTCAATTGCTGGATTTCCAAGCTATTACGAAGTGCTCTCACGAATTCATCATCTTTGCCGCTGTGGGAAATAAAGATATTATTTCCAGTCATAAAACGCCCTTTTTAACTATTTATAATGCTACGTATTCCCTTTGCTACAATATTTCATCTGGACCTTGAACTCTTTACCCCCGAGGTTCAACAGGTGATTGTTGACTATCTAGGCTGACCACGTATTATCCGTCTCCCTTTTCTCCGTTCAAATTAAGCTATTTATTTGTGGAAATCAAGAAAAAACTCCTACTTCTGTCCTTTTAAATCCAAAGACTCAAAAAATTATTGCCTTACTCAATCAAAATCAGTATAATAAGTAAAAGTTTGGTTTATTTGGTTTTTCGAACAAACGCCAAACTCCAAACGAACAAACTGTACTCCGGAGAGATGTCCGAGTTGGTCTAAGGAGCACGCCTGGAGAGCGTGTAGTCCAGAAATGGACTCCTGGGTTCGAATCCCAGTCTCTCCGTTTAATTATTTTCTAACAAATTATCCCCTTATTTTTCAAAAAGTTATTGACAAATAATTTTAACTTGGTTTAGGATTATGCCTTGACATGA includes:
- a CDS encoding toll/interleukin-1 receptor domain-containing protein, coding for MTGNNIFISHSGKDDEFVRALRNSLEIQQLKTWVDSRELKAGDELEPEVKQAIEQARAFIVVLSLNALNSPWVLKETKYALKVRKKREDSYPVIPLLMKGVEYAALNLYFEKEPVAIKIQIGPGGISEAMPQILAALGERSPDDLQPMLRPLAEPQEELLLELTDPRLFEKDGVRRAQAEARLTYIPSGTGKRKVTSEGRFVFT